A genomic window from Labrus bergylta chromosome 7, fLabBer1.1, whole genome shotgun sequence includes:
- the dkk3b gene encoding dickkopf-related protein 3b → MSGIMFLSVSLSLSLLWVTGGSARSGTVILRDALEGNPVSLNDMFREVEELMEDTQHILEEAVDQITTESAKSSLTSLDLIPNFHNQTSRTTKDGDGVVQVLDRVDKETNNETGESHLSHTHIELSGQWNSVDHECMVDEDCGDLKYCLYEIKDSKCLPCIPTDMPCTKDEECCSEQMCVWGQCTVNATQGTEGTICQGQSDCRPDLCCAFQRELLFPVCNPKPQKGEPCLSNPNLLMDMLAWDQEGPSDHCPCADNLQCQPHRRGSVCGE, encoded by the exons atgTCCGGTATCATGTTTCTGTCGGTGTCTCTGAGCTTAAGCTTGTTGTGGGTGACCGGAGGCTCGGCGCGGAGCGGGACTGTGATCCTGCGGGACGCACTGGAGGGGAACCCGGTCAGTCTCAACGACATGTTCCgagaggtggaggagctgaTGGAGGACACTCAACACATACTGGAGGAGGCTGTGGACCAG ATAACTACTGAGAGTGCAAAATCCTCTCTAACATCGCTGGATCTGATTCCTAACTTCCACAATCAGACAAGCAGGACCACAAAGGATGGAGACGGAGTGGTTCAGGTCCTCGATAGAGTTGATAAG GAAACTAATAATGAAACAGGAGAGAGTCAtctttcacacactcacatagaGCTGTCTGGCCAGTGGAACTCAGTGGATCAC GAATGCATGGTGGACGAGGACTGTGGTGATCTGAAATACTGCCTGTATGAGATAAAGGACTCCAAGTGCCTCCCCTGCATACCAACAGATATG CCCTGCACTAAAGATGAGGAGTGTTGCTCggagcagatgtgtgtgtggggtcagTGTACGGTCAATGCCACCCAAGGAACAGAGGGAACTATCTGTCAGGGTCAGAGTGACTGCAGGCCAGACCTCTGCTGTGCCTTTCAAAGAG AGCTTTTGTTTCCAGTGTGTAATCCCAAACCACAGAAAGGGGAACCCTGTCTGAGCAACCCCAACCTGCTGATGGACATGCTGGCCTGGGACCAGGAAGGTCCGAGTGACCACTGCCCCTGTGCCGACAATCTCCAGTGCCAACCTCACAG ACGTGGATCTGTCTGTGGAGAGTAG